One genomic window of Candidatus Tanganyikabacteria bacterium includes the following:
- a CDS encoding low affinity iron permease family protein produces MNTATTVLTFLIVFLIQSTQNRESAAIQLKLDELLEAVEGARTRLVDIEEDSDQELAELKDEFRQVHGREGKSRAGHG; encoded by the coding sequence ATCAATACTGCGACGACCGTCCTCACGTTCCTGATCGTCTTCCTGATCCAGAGCACGCAGAACCGCGAGTCCGCCGCCATCCAGCTCAAGCTCGACGAATTGCTCGAGGCGGTGGAGGGGGCCCGCACGCGCCTGGTGGACATCGAGGAAGACTCCGACCAGGAACTCGCGGAACTCAAGGACGAGTTCCGGCAGGTGCATGGACGGGAAGGGAAGAGCCGGGCCGGTCACGGATGA